The Persephonella atlantica genome includes a window with the following:
- a CDS encoding Lrp/AsnC ligand binding domain-containing protein translates to MEEQLNEAPIPFSQLLKEIDIKDKSTAYVLIEANPPDIPYIMEELSKIENVKSADVVTGIYDIIVFLEGEDQNEIGKVVIRDIHSIKGVKKATTCMVVKI, encoded by the coding sequence ATGGAAGAACAACTCAACGAAGCTCCCATACCTTTTTCACAGCTGCTAAAAGAGATTGATATAAAGGATAAATCAACAGCATATGTACTGATAGAGGCAAACCCTCCAGATATTCCCTATATAATGGAGGAGCTTTCAAAGATAGAAAATGTAAAGTCTGCCGATGTTGTAACAGGTATTTATGATATTATCGTTTTTTTGGAAGGGGAAGACCAGAACGAGATTGGTAAGGTTGTTATAAGGGACATCCACTCAATAAAAGGTGTGAAAAAAGCAACAACCTGTATGGTTGTTAAGATTTAG
- a CDS encoding glycine zipper 2TM domain-containing protein: protein MKKSLILILLSLSLTVSCSKQAYEGAVVGGAAGSAVGAILDEENPWRGAFIGGIVGAVITGTIVEISNKAAQECYQYDRPVIYRCYKCREKIWIKAVPGRWKGRCRTVKLYYYRGDELIKVKRKRVCGGKPHRHHH, encoded by the coding sequence ATGAAAAAATCCTTAATACTAATACTGTTATCTCTGAGTTTAACTGTAAGTTGTTCAAAACAGGCATACGAAGGAGCTGTCGTTGGAGGAGCGGCAGGTTCTGCAGTTGGAGCCATACTGGATGAAGAAAACCCCTGGAGAGGAGCATTTATTGGTGGTATCGTTGGAGCAGTAATTACAGGAACTATCGTGGAGATATCTAACAAAGCAGCACAGGAGTGTTATCAGTACGACAGACCTGTAATATACAGATGTTATAAGTGCAGAGAAAAAATATGGATAAAAGCTGTTCCTGGAAGATGGAAAGGAAGATGCAGAACTGTTAAACTGTACTACTACAGGGGAGACGAATTAATAAAAGTAAAAAGAAAAAGGGTGTGTGGTGGAAAACCCCACAGACACCACCACTAA
- a CDS encoding CTP synthase — MQKFIFITGGVLSSLGKGVASASIGSILENMGYKITFLKLDPYLNIDPGTMNPYQHGEVYVTEDGAETDLDLGHYERFTNVTLTKYNNTTSGKLYYSLLEKERRGAYLGATVQVIPHFTNEIIRSIEKAASKSEIALVEIGGTVGDIESLPFLEAIRQMGLELGKENALFIHLTYVPYIKAAGELKTKPSQHSVKELRAIGIQPDILICRADRPLPKSIKRKLALFTNVEEDAVISAPDVDIIYRIPLYFHREKIDRIIAKHLNLQYREPDLKHWHRIINILTKLKEEVDIGIVGKYVELKDAYKSIIESFNHAQIPNQIKVNLHWINADEITEENVEEKLGSLDGILVPGGFGDRGVEGKILTAKYARENNVPYFGICLGMQVAVIEFARNVVGLKEANSTEFDSETPYPVIDLMPEQKGVDKKGGTMRLGAYKCTLIEGTKAYKIYGKKEIYERHRHRYEFNPEFRPILEEKGLVVSGVYRAKNLAEIIELPEDMHQWFVACQFHPEFKSKPFSPHPLFVSFVKAAYRNKLSKKVINEKQS, encoded by the coding sequence GTGCAGAAATTTATATTTATCACCGGTGGCGTTCTTTCTTCACTGGGTAAGGGCGTGGCGTCAGCAAGTATAGGCTCTATTCTGGAAAACATGGGATACAAAATCACCTTCCTAAAACTTGATCCATATCTGAATATAGACCCGGGAACGATGAATCCCTATCAGCATGGTGAGGTTTACGTTACAGAAGACGGAGCAGAAACAGACCTTGACCTTGGACATTACGAGAGATTTACCAATGTAACGCTTACAAAATATAACAACACCACATCAGGAAAACTTTATTACTCCCTTTTAGAAAAAGAGAGAAGGGGAGCATATCTGGGGGCTACTGTTCAGGTTATTCCTCACTTTACTAATGAGATAATCAGAAGTATTGAAAAGGCTGCCTCAAAATCTGAAATAGCCCTTGTGGAGATAGGTGGAACAGTTGGAGATATAGAAAGTTTGCCTTTTTTAGAAGCAATTCGTCAGATGGGTCTTGAACTTGGAAAGGAAAATGCCCTGTTTATACATCTGACTTATGTTCCATACATAAAAGCAGCAGGTGAGCTGAAAACCAAACCTTCACAACATTCGGTAAAAGAGTTAAGGGCAATAGGAATTCAGCCGGACATTCTGATATGTAGAGCTGATAGACCCCTTCCAAAATCCATAAAGAGAAAGCTTGCACTATTTACAAATGTTGAAGAAGATGCCGTAATATCTGCCCCAGATGTGGATATAATTTACAGGATACCTCTTTATTTTCACAGGGAAAAGATTGACCGTATTATTGCAAAGCATCTAAATCTTCAATACAGAGAACCTGACCTTAAACACTGGCACAGAATAATTAACATTCTAACAAAACTGAAAGAAGAGGTTGATATAGGTATTGTTGGTAAGTATGTTGAGCTGAAAGATGCATACAAGAGTATTATAGAGTCTTTTAATCATGCTCAGATACCAAACCAGATAAAGGTAAATCTCCACTGGATAAATGCTGATGAGATAACAGAGGAAAATGTAGAAGAAAAGCTTGGCAGTTTAGATGGAATACTTGTTCCGGGAGGATTTGGAGATAGAGGTGTTGAGGGAAAAATCCTGACGGCAAAGTATGCAAGAGAGAATAATGTGCCGTACTTTGGGATATGTTTAGGTATGCAGGTTGCTGTTATTGAGTTTGCCAGAAATGTTGTTGGTCTTAAGGAAGCGAACTCAACAGAGTTTGACTCTGAAACCCCTTATCCTGTGATAGACCTTATGCCAGAACAGAAAGGTGTAGACAAAAAAGGTGGAACAATGAGATTGGGAGCATACAAATGCACACTGATAGAAGGAACGAAAGCTTATAAGATTTATGGGAAAAAGGAGATTTACGAAAGACACAGACACAGATACGAGTTTAACCCAGAGTTCAGACCTATTTTAGAGGAGAAAGGTCTCGTGGTCTCAGGTGTCTACAGGGCAAAGAATCTTGCAGAAATTATAGAACTGCCTGAAGATATGCATCAGTGGTTTGTTGCATGTCAGTTCCATCCAGAATTTAAAAGTAAACCTTTTAGCCCTCATCCTCTTTTTGTATCATTTGTGAAAGCAGCATATAGAAATAAACTTAGCAAAAAGGTGATAAATGAGAAACAATCTTGA
- the argS gene encoding arginine--tRNA ligase, with translation MKEEIRNRIVQELSKVIPEIEEVKEKIKIDIPKEEKFGDLSINAAFLLTKYLKKKPLEIAQQIKQILEKLPEFSKVEVAGGGFVNLFLSIEYYRQVIDQILTEKDRYGAAKKKDKGRINVEFVSANPTGPLHLGHGRGAVVGNVQSNLYDYMGYVVEREFYINDAGKQIQKLGESVYARFRQIEQPDYPFPEDGYHGEYIKEIAQHLYKYEREKILSMVDEKQAIDFCGEFAKELLLEKIKNDLKEFGVEFDIWFSEKKLYTTGKVEEALQFLKDKGMIYEKDGAVWVKTTLYGDDKDRVIIKSDGSYTYFAGDIAYHYDKFKRGYDFIVNVWGADHHGYFPRLKAAVMAFGVPENWINVMFIQLVKLFKDGKEIKMSKRSGSFITLKELIEEVGKDAVVYFFLTKDSDTHLNFDIDLAVKKSSENPVYYVQYAHARICSVFREAKERFGFDPEEDFEADINLLKEETERVLMKNLAFIPDLVREAGEKKQPHKLTQITYKLASEFHYYYNNFKFLNPDDEKLMKSRLLLLKAVRETFRTLFKLMGITPLERM, from the coding sequence ATGAAAGAAGAAATAAGAAACAGGATTGTTCAAGAACTGTCTAAAGTTATACCGGAGATTGAAGAGGTTAAAGAAAAAATAAAGATAGACATTCCAAAGGAAGAAAAGTTTGGAGACCTGTCTATAAATGCAGCCTTTCTTCTTACCAAATATCTCAAGAAAAAACCTTTAGAAATAGCACAACAGATAAAACAGATACTGGAAAAACTTCCGGAGTTCTCAAAGGTTGAGGTGGCAGGAGGAGGGTTTGTAAATCTGTTCCTATCTATTGAATACTACAGACAGGTGATAGACCAGATACTGACAGAAAAAGACAGATATGGGGCTGCTAAAAAAAAGGATAAGGGAAGAATAAATGTAGAGTTTGTCAGTGCCAATCCTACAGGACCTCTGCATCTTGGACACGGGAGAGGTGCTGTTGTAGGTAACGTTCAGTCTAATCTTTACGATTATATGGGATACGTAGTTGAAAGGGAGTTTTACATAAACGATGCAGGAAAACAGATACAAAAGTTAGGTGAGTCTGTATATGCAAGATTTAGACAGATTGAACAGCCTGACTATCCATTCCCAGAAGATGGGTATCATGGAGAATACATAAAAGAGATAGCACAGCATCTGTACAAATATGAGAGGGAAAAGATACTCTCGATGGTTGATGAAAAGCAGGCCATAGACTTTTGCGGGGAGTTTGCAAAGGAACTTCTTTTAGAAAAGATAAAAAACGACCTTAAAGAGTTTGGAGTTGAGTTTGATATATGGTTTAGTGAAAAAAAGCTTTACACAACAGGAAAAGTTGAAGAGGCCTTGCAGTTTTTAAAAGATAAAGGAATGATTTACGAGAAAGACGGTGCAGTCTGGGTAAAAACAACACTTTACGGTGATGACAAAGACAGGGTGATAATAAAGTCTGACGGTTCATACACTTACTTTGCAGGAGATATAGCATATCACTACGACAAGTTTAAACGAGGATACGATTTTATTGTCAATGTGTGGGGAGCAGACCACCACGGTTACTTCCCAAGGCTGAAAGCAGCCGTTATGGCATTTGGCGTTCCTGAAAACTGGATAAATGTTATGTTTATCCAGCTTGTAAAGCTGTTTAAAGATGGAAAAGAGATAAAGATGTCAAAAAGGTCTGGAAGCTTTATCACCCTTAAAGAGCTTATTGAGGAAGTAGGTAAAGACGCTGTTGTATATTTCTTTCTAACAAAAGACAGTGATACACATCTGAACTTTGATATAGACCTTGCTGTAAAAAAATCTTCTGAAAACCCTGTTTATTACGTCCAGTATGCCCATGCCCGTATATGTAGCGTATTTAGAGAAGCAAAAGAAAGGTTTGGCTTTGACCCGGAGGAAGATTTTGAAGCTGATATAAATCTTCTAAAAGAAGAAACAGAAAGAGTTTTGATGAAAAATCTTGCTTTTATTCCAGACCTTGTAAGGGAAGCAGGAGAAAAAAAACAACCCCACAAGCTTACACAGATAACATACAAATTAGCATCAGAGTTTCATTATTACTATAACAACTTTAAGTTCCTGAACCCTGATGACGAAAAATTAATGAAAAGCAGACTTTTGCTTTTAAAAGCTGTCAGGGAAACTTTTAGAACACTTTTTAAACTTATGGGAATCACTCCACTGGAGAGGATGTGA
- a CDS encoding acetate--CoA ligase family protein, producing MRNNLDKLFFPSSIAVVGATDKKEKVGYAIFKNIISGGFKGKVYPVNKRLDYLEGYKVYHSVVEIPDEVDLAIISIPIRYVPELFDQLGKKKVPAAVVISAGGKEVGEEGRKIEEEIKLKARKYNIRFLGPNCLGFSNTIINLNANFGIDTPLKGETAFVSQSGALFTALMDWALEQRIGFSYAVSIGNMADIEFGELIYYLGKKKEVKNILVYMESLTNPHSFYKAVKEISLQKPVVVTKSGRAETGQRAAASHTGAIGGKDFLYTALFDRAGVLRTDTVLQLFDITDSFSKQSLPKGDKFVVITNAGGPGVMAADEFDRLGIKAAQLSEKTLMQLNEILPPVWSHGNPVDVIGDASPERYRKTLEIISKDNNVDGIIVIITPQFMTKPVETAKSLIEVTKKSDKPVYCVLMGGVKLKKARDMLESSNIPVFETPEEAVNTMYSGYIYNRKRNLVKQDNFLLNKKHPEYENVKKIIEHHLNSGKTVLTEYQTKQIISKYGIPINETVSSNNVEEIISFARKVGFPLVLKIDSPDILHKTEANCVITNIYTEDQIVRGYEEILRNGKKYKKDAVIYGVIAEKQVEGDYELIIGSSHDDLFGQYLMFGSGGIFVEALKDVSFSLVPLSEIFAKEMIISTKIYNLLEKGFRNKKPVDISRIINILMNISKLLLDFPQIKEMDINPLIVKGEEIYAVDGRMVLREKIGNNSVLISDIGGDN from the coding sequence ATGAGAAACAATCTTGATAAGCTTTTTTTCCCTTCCTCTATCGCAGTAGTTGGAGCAACAGATAAGAAGGAAAAAGTAGGGTATGCTATTTTTAAAAATATAATTTCAGGAGGCTTTAAAGGAAAGGTATATCCTGTAAATAAAAGGTTAGATTATTTAGAAGGATATAAGGTTTATCATTCTGTTGTTGAGATACCCGATGAAGTAGACCTTGCAATAATAAGTATTCCCATAAGGTATGTTCCAGAGTTGTTTGACCAGTTAGGTAAGAAGAAAGTTCCTGCTGCTGTGGTAATATCTGCAGGGGGAAAAGAAGTAGGTGAAGAAGGAAGAAAAATAGAAGAGGAAATCAAACTTAAAGCAAGAAAATACAACATCAGATTTTTAGGACCTAACTGTTTAGGTTTTTCTAACACTATAATAAATCTAAATGCAAATTTTGGGATTGATACACCACTGAAAGGTGAAACAGCTTTCGTATCCCAGAGTGGAGCTCTCTTTACAGCACTTATGGACTGGGCTTTAGAACAGCGTATCGGATTTTCGTATGCTGTCAGTATTGGAAACATGGCAGATATAGAGTTTGGAGAGCTTATTTATTATTTAGGGAAAAAGAAGGAAGTAAAAAACATACTTGTGTATATGGAAAGCCTTACAAATCCCCATTCTTTTTATAAAGCAGTCAAAGAGATATCTCTACAAAAACCTGTTGTGGTAACAAAATCAGGTAGAGCAGAAACAGGACAGAGAGCGGCAGCTTCCCATACAGGAGCTATCGGTGGAAAAGATTTCTTATATACAGCTCTTTTTGATAGAGCAGGGGTTTTAAGAACAGACACTGTTCTTCAGCTTTTTGACATCACAGACTCTTTTTCAAAGCAGTCTTTACCGAAGGGAGATAAATTTGTGGTGATAACTAATGCAGGTGGTCCCGGTGTTATGGCTGCTGATGAATTTGACAGATTAGGAATAAAAGCTGCCCAGCTTTCAGAAAAGACATTAATGCAGTTAAATGAAATTTTACCTCCTGTCTGGAGTCATGGAAACCCTGTGGATGTTATAGGGGATGCATCCCCTGAAAGATACAGGAAGACTTTAGAAATTATCTCCAAAGATAACAATGTAGATGGAATAATAGTTATCATTACACCTCAATTTATGACTAAGCCAGTTGAAACAGCAAAATCACTGATAGAAGTTACAAAAAAATCAGATAAACCTGTTTACTGTGTTCTTATGGGAGGTGTAAAACTAAAAAAAGCAAGAGATATGTTAGAGAGTAGTAATATACCTGTTTTTGAAACACCAGAAGAAGCAGTTAACACAATGTATTCAGGATACATTTATAACAGGAAAAGAAATCTCGTTAAGCAGGACAATTTTTTGTTGAACAAGAAGCATCCTGAGTATGAAAATGTTAAGAAGATTATTGAGCATCACTTAAATTCTGGAAAAACTGTTCTTACAGAATATCAAACAAAACAGATAATCAGTAAATACGGTATTCCAATAAATGAAACAGTTAGCTCAAATAATGTTGAAGAAATAATATCTTTCGCAAGGAAAGTAGGATTTCCTCTGGTTCTTAAAATAGATTCCCCTGACATACTGCATAAAACAGAAGCTAACTGTGTTATAACAAACATATACACAGAAGACCAGATAGTCAGAGGATATGAAGAAATTCTGAGAAATGGGAAAAAATACAAGAAAGATGCTGTTATATATGGTGTAATTGCAGAAAAACAGGTGGAAGGAGATTACGAGTTGATAATAGGAAGTAGTCACGACGACCTATTTGGGCAGTATCTTATGTTTGGTTCTGGAGGTATATTTGTAGAAGCACTAAAAGATGTATCCTTTAGTTTAGTTCCTTTATCCGAAATTTTTGCAAAAGAGATGATAATTTCCACAAAAATATACAACCTTTTAGAAAAAGGTTTTAGGAATAAAAAACCTGTGGACATAAGTAGGATTATTAATATATTAATGAATATATCTAAACTGCTTTTAGACTTTCCTCAAATAAAAGAGATGGACATAAACCCACTGATAGTTAAAGGAGAGGAAATATATGCAGTTGATGGGAGAATGGTTCTCAGGGAAAAAATTGGAAACAACAGTGTTTTGATATCTGATATAGGAGGAGATAATTGA
- the hslU gene encoding ATP-dependent protease ATPase subunit HslU has product MIREELTPKQIVEELDKYIVGQKEAKKAVAIALRNRWRRQQLPEDLRDEVIPKNILMIGPTGVGKTEIARRLANLVGAPFIKVEATKFTEVGYVGRDVESIIRELAEASFKMVKAEKMEEVQEKARKLAEEKVLDYLVPRKVRRYGSLEAFEEEESPAREKFRQMLREGQLDDRTIEIDVEEKPVSVIGGVIAPGMEDIENQLRDLFSSLSPSKRKRRKVTVKEAMKILQQQEAEKLIDMDEVASEAIYRAENFGIVFIDEIDKVAGKSSGSSPDVSREGVQRDLLPIVEGTTVSTKYGPIKTDHILFIAAGAFHLSKPSDLIPELQGRFPIRVELQPLTKEDFVKILTQPKNALIKQYKALMETEGVHLEFTDDAIETIAEIAEEVNEKTENIGARRLHTILEKIMEDYSFEAPDLKGQYIIIDEKVVRQKLENVIQSEDLTRYIL; this is encoded by the coding sequence TTGATAAGAGAAGAACTTACACCAAAACAGATAGTTGAAGAGCTTGACAAGTATATAGTAGGTCAAAAAGAAGCAAAGAAAGCTGTTGCTATAGCTTTAAGGAACAGATGGAGAAGACAGCAACTTCCTGAAGACTTAAGAGACGAAGTAATTCCAAAAAATATACTGATGATAGGTCCCACAGGTGTTGGTAAAACAGAGATAGCAAGGAGACTTGCAAATTTAGTAGGAGCACCTTTTATAAAGGTAGAAGCAACAAAATTCACTGAAGTTGGATATGTGGGAAGAGATGTTGAATCTATCATAAGGGAGCTTGCTGAAGCTTCCTTTAAAATGGTAAAAGCAGAGAAAATGGAAGAAGTTCAGGAAAAAGCAAGAAAGTTAGCTGAAGAGAAGGTTTTAGACTATCTTGTTCCCCGTAAAGTAAGAAGATACGGAAGCCTTGAAGCATTTGAAGAGGAAGAATCTCCAGCAAGGGAGAAGTTTCGCCAGATGCTCAGGGAAGGACAGCTTGATGACAGAACTATAGAAATAGACGTGGAAGAAAAGCCGGTATCTGTTATCGGTGGTGTTATAGCTCCAGGAATGGAAGATATAGAAAATCAGTTGAGAGATCTGTTCTCCAGCCTTTCCCCATCCAAAAGGAAAAGGAGAAAGGTTACCGTTAAGGAAGCTATGAAGATTCTTCAGCAGCAAGAAGCTGAAAAGCTGATAGATATGGATGAAGTGGCATCAGAGGCAATATACAGAGCAGAGAATTTTGGCATCGTTTTTATAGACGAGATAGACAAAGTGGCTGGTAAATCTTCAGGTTCTTCACCTGATGTTTCACGGGAAGGTGTTCAGAGGGATCTCCTTCCTATTGTGGAGGGAACTACTGTTTCTACAAAGTACGGACCTATAAAAACAGACCATATACTGTTTATAGCAGCAGGAGCTTTTCATCTTTCAAAGCCTTCAGATCTTATACCAGAGCTTCAGGGAAGATTTCCCATAAGGGTAGAGCTACAACCTTTAACAAAAGAGGATTTTGTCAAAATACTGACCCAGCCAAAAAATGCACTGATAAAACAGTATAAAGCTCTGATGGAGACAGAAGGTGTACATTTAGAGTTTACAGATGATGCCATTGAGACTATTGCAGAAATAGCAGAAGAAGTCAACGAAAAAACGGAAAATATCGGAGCAAGAAGGCTGCATACAATACTGGAAAAAATTATGGAAGATTACTCCTTTGAGGCTCCAGACCTTAAAGGACAGTATATCATAATTGATGAAAAGGTTGTCAGACAGAAACTTGAAAATGTAATACAGAGTGAAGATTTAACAAGGTATATACTATAG
- a CDS encoding SPOR domain-containing protein, with the protein MEPDLKDTIKKLEEAKSRQEKIERIIILLSGLLIVIIFSIIGINIYTDREETVSEPEITIISQEVKKTEVTPKETKSVMLPQTPPPQVQKETAVQAKKQTELEKKEEVKEKKKTVKIDKPSSIHGFYIQVGAFSSKKKAERLVKNLRMKNVFIRKEGELYKVMIGSFKNKKEAYNFMKAKNIKGFIRKI; encoded by the coding sequence ATGGAGCCAGATCTGAAAGACACAATAAAAAAATTAGAAGAGGCAAAGAGCAGACAGGAAAAGATAGAGAGAATAATAATACTCCTCTCTGGACTACTTATTGTCATAATATTTTCAATAATAGGTATCAACATATATACTGACAGGGAAGAGACTGTTTCCGAACCAGAGATAACAATAATTTCTCAGGAGGTCAAAAAAACAGAAGTTACCCCCAAAGAGACAAAGTCTGTAATGCTTCCACAGACGCCACCTCCTCAAGTCCAGAAAGAAACTGCTGTACAGGCCAAAAAACAGACTGAACTGGAAAAAAAAGAGGAAGTAAAAGAAAAGAAAAAAACCGTTAAAATAGATAAGCCTTCCTCTATACATGGATTTTACATTCAGGTAGGAGCATTCAGCTCAAAAAAGAAGGCTGAAAGACTTGTTAAAAATCTACGGATGAAAAATGTTTTCATAAGAAAGGAAGGAGAGCTTTACAAGGTAATGATAGGAAGTTTTAAGAACAAAAAAGAAGCATATAACTTTATGAAAGCTAAAAACATAAAAGGATTTATCAGGAAAATATAA
- a CDS encoding DUF6952 family protein yields MSIKEIKQLAEKFTKEQLENCILQTVENGKNECEIDGEVMEVINILAKAQTVRELMDNGMTQMEAVRELARRIRKIQGAE; encoded by the coding sequence ATGAGTATAAAAGAGATAAAACAGCTTGCTGAAAAGTTTACGAAAGAACAGCTTGAAAACTGCATTTTACAAACTGTTGAAAACGGTAAAAATGAGTGTGAGATAGATGGAGAAGTGATGGAGGTTATTAATATTCTTGCAAAAGCACAGACAGTTAGGGAGCTTATGGACAACGGTATGACTCAGATGGAAGCTGTGAGGGAGCTTGCAAGGAGGATAAGAAAGATTCAAGGAGCTGAGTGA
- a CDS encoding ATP-dependent protease has protein sequence MAEKKREEVDVEILKQEIERLKQDLERLKMKTLEKTPGEMISKESVVKVLDETENIIKKTFSVLEGAIIGAIEGAKKNLK, from the coding sequence ATGGCTGAGAAAAAAAGGGAAGAGGTGGATGTAGAAATCTTAAAGCAAGAGATAGAAAGACTGAAGCAGGATTTAGAGAGACTGAAGATGAAAACATTAGAGAAAACTCCGGGAGAAATGATAAGTAAGGAATCCGTTGTGAAGGTGTTGGATGAAACAGAAAATATTATCAAAAAAACATTTTCCGTTTTAGAAGGAGCTATTATTGGAGCTATTGAAGGTGCCAAAAAAAATCTAAAGTAG
- a CDS encoding glycosyltransferase, whose amino-acid sequence MKPRIVFVKTPDPRGIVDTLTEGLQKSLSARNFEVKVVEPTQENIQQIVNEIIEYRPLFTFDFNLDGLIFAEKDNQQKILADIIGNIHVSWFLDDPMIHFTKLKSALKSNQLLYLTIDIEHGQWLGSMGKNVAFLAPGINPADFPPPNVEKEFDLAFVGPVTDPDNIELAWKERFDEGLFGFAVELGRMLYRNPDMPVRYASGYLLSQYNQDFQQAMIKFQQEREDEFLQYLTEITIYAMHLRRWNIIDSIEDFEINVLGPVEGETKDNVVVYKHIISNKDIISFLSKTKIALLSHPPFIPTGLAYTVFASVASNTLTMVEERLSSKTFLVDGRDLVTYHPVDSIEIEGKIAYYLEEAPKEREMIAKQGRDTVFQNHTILQRGEFLANMLNDIIEKASQSEGNGKAPEEKLN is encoded by the coding sequence ATGAAACCCAGAATAGTTTTTGTTAAAACGCCTGACCCAAGGGGTATTGTTGATACTCTTACAGAAGGTCTACAAAAATCTTTATCAGCAAGAAATTTTGAAGTTAAGGTTGTTGAACCTACGCAGGAAAATATTCAGCAGATTGTGAACGAAATTATTGAGTACAGGCCTCTTTTTACGTTTGATTTTAATCTTGATGGCCTGATATTCGCAGAGAAAGACAATCAGCAGAAGATACTGGCTGATATAATAGGTAATATCCATGTCTCGTGGTTTCTTGACGACCCTATGATTCATTTTACAAAGTTAAAATCTGCACTCAAGTCAAACCAGCTTCTATATCTGACAATAGATATTGAACACGGCCAGTGGCTTGGCTCTATGGGAAAAAATGTTGCATTTTTAGCTCCCGGTATAAATCCAGCCGATTTCCCTCCTCCTAATGTTGAGAAAGAGTTTGACCTTGCATTTGTTGGGCCTGTTACTGACCCTGACAACATTGAGCTGGCCTGGAAAGAGCGGTTTGATGAGGGACTGTTTGGTTTTGCTGTAGAACTGGGAAGAATGCTTTACAGAAATCCAGACATGCCTGTTAGATATGCGTCAGGTTACCTTCTCTCCCAGTATAATCAGGACTTCCAGCAGGCAATGATAAAGTTTCAGCAGGAAAGGGAAGATGAGTTTCTCCAGTATCTTACAGAGATTACAATCTATGCCATGCACCTGAGGAGATGGAACATTATAGATTCCATAGAAGACTTTGAGATAAATGTTTTAGGACCTGTGGAAGGAGAAACAAAGGACAATGTTGTCGTTTATAAACATATCATTTCAAATAAAGATATTATCAGCTTTCTATCTAAAACAAAGATAGCTCTCCTTTCACATCCTCCGTTTATACCAACGGGACTTGCATACACAGTTTTTGCTTCTGTTGCTTCCAATACGCTAACAATGGTAGAAGAGAGACTCTCTTCAAAAACATTTTTGGTTGATGGTAGAGACCTTGTAACATATCATCCTGTGGACAGTATTGAGATAGAAGGTAAGATTGCTTACTATCTGGAAGAGGCTCCAAAAGAAAGGGAGATGATAGCAAAACAGGGAAGGGATACTGTTTTCCAGAACCATACAATACTCCAAAGGGGAGAGTTTTTAGCAAATATGCTGAACGATATTATTGAGAAAGCTTCCCAATCTGAAGGAAATGGAAAAGCACCCGAAGAAAAGCTAAACTGA